GCAAGGCTGGCGTGGAGATCCGCCTCAATACGGAAGTGACCGCGGAATATGTGGAGCGGGAGGCGCCCGATGCCCTGATCATCGCCGTGGGTTCCCGTCCGCTGCTGCCTCCCATCCCCGGCCTGAAGGGCGACAATGTGGTCGTGGTCAACAATTACTACAAGGAAAAGGACAAGGTCGGGGAAGATGTGGTCGTTTTCGGCGGCGGACTCGCCGGGTGTGAGTGCGCCATCCATCTGGGCCAGGAAGGCAGGACCGTCCACATCGTGGAGATGCGGGATGTCCTTGCACCTGATGCCAATGTGCGCCACCGTCCTCTGCTGCTGAAGGAAGTGGAGAAGTACGCCACCGTCCACACCGGCTGCCGGGGGCTGGAAGTCCGCCCTGACGGCATCTGGTGTGAAGACAAGGAAGGGCATCAGTTCCTCGTGCCCGGCAAAAGCGTCATCGCGGCCCTTGGGCAGCGCTCGTGTACGGATATCGTGGAAGAATTGCAGGATGGCGCGCCCTTTGTGCGCATCATCGGTGATGCCGCCCGTGTTTCCACCATCACCAATGCCGTCTACTGGGGCTACCACGCCGCTCTGGATATCTGATTCTACCGCCTGTGCGGGGGCGCTCGTGCGCTCCCGCCAGTTTCCAAAAGGACTGTCGGCAGGGGGATTACCGGGAGGCGACGGGCAAACGCGTTGACGCGCCCTTGCTCTTTTGCCGACCGTCGATATGGAGAATCAAACCTGCCCGAGCGACTGCCTCCTAAGCAAGTAGGCGCACGCAGGTTTGCCACAGCAACATGCGGGGCGTAACAGGCGACAAGAGGCAGCGATGATGCTTTGCCTCAGGCGGCAGGCTTCTTTGATGGCCAACGGGAGCTCCTTGGAACACCGCAGCACACCTTTGCCCGGCAGGAGAGGATGTGGATACATGGCTGTCATTCCTCTTCAGTCTGTAGAAGCAGGCTTCTGGCCTGACCCGCCGTACTACGGATAACGGGTACGATAACTGTGCCGTCGTTGAGAGGACTCCACAGGGGACTTGTTCAGGTCTTTCTTTCCCTGAGATGCCTAGCCGATTGCCGGTGCCCTAAAGTCCCTGAGCCGTGAGGACTTGGGACTTTAGGGCACCGGAGCGTGCAAGAACGAAACTGTCCTTGTGAATAAAGTCAGGATGCTAGACACACCATTGTGGTCTTCCTGCGCCTACCGGACAGGCTGATCCCCACGATTCGATATCTTTTTACTGTGCAGCTCCCAGCGAGGCCGCGGATAGTCCCCTTTGATACAGGCAAGGAACTGTTTGTAGGGGAATTGTTCGTCATCGTACAGGCCAAGTTCACCAAAAAAGCATTGTCCATCCGGGCTCATGACAGCTGATTTTATGGTTCGCTCCGAAGGCAGAGATAGCCCGAAATGTTCCAGATAGCGCGCGAGCGGCATGGGACGGGGAATGCTGTCATGGGGCAGGAGGAGGTCTTCATTCCAGATCCAGATTTCAGCATCCATCTCATAGAGGATGGTTTTGCCGTCATCGCTGATATCCAGCCCCATCAGCGCCGGGCCATCGTCGATGGGGATATCGTTTCCCTTGGCATCCAGCCGGACCAGAACGGTCAGGGTCTTGGAATCAAGGAGGAACGGGCGGGCAGGCTTCTTGGGCACTTGCTTCAGATAGAGTGCACACAGGGTGAAGCGGGCATCAAAGCTGGGGATGGAACAAAAGAAATCGTCAAGTATCCAGTCCGCATGCAGGGGGCTGTCTGGAGCCGCTTTTTTCAGTTCGCTGTCCGAAAGAATGCGGCTGCGCCGGAAGCCCGGCCATCTTCCCCAGCGAAAGAGAGGATTTTGCGGATCACCCGCCTGCAGGATGCGTTTCTCCCCCTTGGCCAAATCTACAGAGGCGTGGGGCAGCACACCGCCAAATGCAAGTGGACGTAGTTTGCCTGTTTGCAGATCGACGACCTGAACGCTGTTGTTTTGCTGCTTTTGCAGCAGCTTTTTGCCGTCGCGACTCAGGAGTCTGTAGTACGGGCTGGCGTCAGGCCGGGCGATTTTGTCCAGTACGCGGAATTGATGCCTGTTCCTGACGGAGAACCAGCGGTTGTAATACGGCGTCAATTCCAGATTTTCAGCAGCTTTGCCTTTCGCAGCTGCGGGGGAAGAGGGGGGATTTCTTTTGCCATACCCCAGGGCGGTCTTGCCGTCCGCCGACAGACCGTACCATTCGACATCTGCGATGCCGTGTTTGGACATATACTGCAGCGGTTCGCCGTAGCGCCAGATGAACCCGGGGCGTGCCCAGGTCTGGCCGTACGGAGCAGGGTGGATGGCATCATTGATGGATACGAACCCCAGCATGGAGCGCCCGTCATCGCTGAGGAAATCCCCCATACCAAAATGTCCTTTCGGAGGGGCAAGGCGGACCAGACCAAAGTCCCGGCTCCAGACAAAGGGGGCGCCATCAAGAAAGCCGGTCATAGCCCGGCAGTCCGGTGCGATGGCCTTGATCCGTCCATTGCTGCCAAGGAGCGGAACCATATCCATGATGAAGCCTTCCGAAGGGGCGGAGGGAACGGCATATATCATATCGGGACAGGAAAAAAACAGAGGCGATATGAACAGCAAAAGGATGCAAAAATAATATTGATGGCAATGAAGGAGCCGCTTCATGCTGAAACCTCCCGTTGATCAGTATAGTGCTCAGGAAGGCAGCAGGCTGTCAAGATTACGGGTAAATGTCCTCCCCGTGTCCTGCGTGTGGCTTATATTCTGCACAAGGGTAGAAAATGGAAAACAGCATCCTTATATTCTGTAGAAATATTAATAATTGTAATTATTATATATTGAATTATATAGTTGATAATTATAGAATATAAAAGGAGGTTTCTATGAAAAATATAGAACGTACTAAAGATAAGAATATAGATAAAATACTTTTTACAAGAAATTTTTATCTAATCTGTATTGCAAATCTATGTACATGCATGGCAATATATTCAGTCATGCCCGTACTTCCTCTGTATCTGATCGATGTCCTGCATTGCAAGGAATCGGTGATGGGGATAGGGCTTGCAGCATTCCCCCTGATTGCCCTTGCAGTACGTTCTTTCTCTGGAATGATGTCAGATATGATGGATTGCAAGCGGCTCCTGCTGATTGCCACCACCTGCTGCGCCATTTTTTTCCCTCTGACATACATGGCAGCGACAATATCGATTTTTATCTGCATACGGTTGTTGCACGGTGTAAGCTTTTCCATCATGACGACCTCACAGGCAACGATGGCAGTCGGTTTTATTCCTGAGAAAAAACTGGGGATGGGGATCGGGGTATTCAGCAGCATGCTGTCGCTGGGGATGATCCTTGGTCCCATGCTGGGCTTGTATGTAACAAGCAGATTTTCTTATGCTGCTGCTTTTGGCTTGCCCTTTATCTTTGCCATGTTGGGTACCTGCTTGCAGCTCTTCATAACATCACCGCAAAAAATACAGGCGGCAAAATCCAGAAAGCCTACCTGGGACATGCTTTTCATGCCGCAAGGCCTCTACGCCCTGTCCTCATTGTTCATTGCAGCATTCATGCTTGGGATGATCTCAAATTATACCTCAGTACTGGCCAGAGACACCGGTCTGGACTCCTATGCCAGTGCGTTCTTTTTGCTGATGGGGATAGGGCTCCTGGTGAGCCGTCTGTTTTCCGGCTATATTGTGGATAAAGGGTATCTCGTCCTTCTTGTCTGCATGGCGGATCTGGTGGCACTGGGCGCTGCGCTGCTTCTTGCCCGGACGACATCGCCGGTACTTTTTCTGGGATGCGGTGGGCTGCTGGGCATGTCGCTGGGGGCGCTCCTGCCCAGCTATCAGACAGTGCTTGTACATCTGGCGGACAAAACAAAGCGGGGGGTCGCCAATGCCATGTACTTTATCGGGATGGATAGTGGCATATGCCTTTCCCTCCTGATGGGAGGTGTTATCTCACAGTCATTGGGAATGGATGTCGCCTATATGGTTGCAGCCTGGGGACAGCTTGTTTCACTGGGGATATTCCTCAGATTTGTTGCACCCCAATATCGCGCTGTTCTCGGTTCTGAATAATGCGGCGTGCTGGCACGACATCCCCTGTTGTCCTGCGACCAGAAGAAAAAGGAGGACGTTTTTTGTCGGCACTGTCTGGGGGGCTGACATCCTTTCCCTGTAGAGAAGACAGATGCTGGATAAGGATATGCCGCAGCGTGGGAAGATTAGGTACGCCAGGCAACGAAGCATGCAGCAAGGCAAAAAGCTGGCAGGCAAGCAGCTTGGCTTCCTGACGAAAACAGGTTCCCAGGCTCAGGCGTATCTCGGCATTCCCCAGACGTTTTTTGGCAGCAGCAGGCAGAGCGCAACGAAAATAGAAGATGCGGCCCACACAAAGAAGATGCTGGCCGGAACGGCGGGTTGCTGGGTGGGAGTGGCACATGCTGTGCGGGTGAGCAGCGGTGTCAGAAGAAGCGGCAGCGGATGGCATTTGAGGCACCTTTTGTACCACCTGTTTGCCCCAAATTCGTCAAGGCAGGAAAAACAGGGGACAGGATGGGCTTGCAGCGCTGTTCGAAACAAGAAAAAAAGAAAGGGTTGCGGCTACTTGCCACAACCCTTGATATCTTGCTGGTGCCGAGGGCGGGAATCGAACCCGCACGGCGGTTGCCACTACCACCTCAAGATAGCGTGTCTACCAATTCCACCACCTCGGCACAAGTGGAGTGATACAGAAAACCGCTGGCCTTGGCAAGAACTTTTTTTCGTTTTGGAAATTTTTTTGTCCTGTCCGTCCAGGAGGCTGGGGGCTTGCGTTGGGCACAGCTTACCGGTACACCAAGAAACGGCAAACTTTACCATTGTTTTGCCTGGAGAAAGATCATGGATGACGCTGTTCGCTCATTTTTGCAAAAAACAGGCCCTGTCCTTTGCGTTGACATCGGCAGCGGCACGCAGGACGTCCTTCTGGCCCGCCCGGGACTCGAGGTCCATAACTGGCCACGTTTTGTGCTGCCTTCGCCAGCCCGGATGGCAGCACAGCGCATACGCGAACTGACCCTGCTCAAGCAGGCGGTATGGCTCTATGGAGAAAATATCGGCGGCGGTTTTGGCCTTGCCGTGCGCGACCATATCAAGGCCGGCTTCACTGTCTGCAGTACGGCCAGCGCTGCCAGCGCCCTGCACGACAATCCTGCGGTGGTCCAAAGCATGGGCGTGCAGATAGCGGAGCAATGCCCGCCCGGGGCTGTGCCGGTGCCGCTCTCGGATTATTCGCCGGAATTTTTTGCCGGACTGCTGCGGCAGGCCGGGCTCCCGTTGCCCCATCTGGTGCTGGCGGGCTGTCAGGATCATGGCTTTCATCCCAATGGCAACCGCATGGGACGCATGCAGGCCTGGACGGCCCTGTTGCAGTCCTCGGCCTTGCCTGCCAACTGGATCTATGAGCAGCCACCGGCGCAATGTACCCGTCTGCTGGCTTTGCAGAAAAGGACAGGAGGCCCGGTGGCTGATACCGGTACTTGCGCGCTGCTGGGAGCCCTGTGTGTGCCGGAGGTCATGAAGCGGAGCTGGCGCGAAGGGATCACCATCATCAATGTGGGCAACAGTCATACCGTGGCGGCGCTGGTCTATCAGGGACAGGTACGCGGTATCTACGAGCACCACACCGGCATGCGCACCCTGCAGGAATACCTTGCGGATCTTGAACAGTTCCGGCGTTCCTGGCTGCCGTGCGAGGAGGTCCTTGCGCACGGGGGGCACGGTACGGCGTTTGGCCCTTACTGTGAGGAAGCCGGAGGCTACGAACCCACCTATATCCTGGGGCCGAAGCGGGAATTTTTGCAGGGACAGGGACAGTTCCTGGCCCCGTATGGCGATATGATGCTGGCGGGCTGTTTTGGCCTGCTCTGGGGATGGGCGCACAGGGGCGATGACGCCGGGCGTTTATAAAGATGGACAAGCAGCAACAAGGTTTTGACATGGAAGTTTTCGATACAGCGGAATTGTGGAGCAGGGATCAGATCGAACACACCCAGCTGACGCGTCTCAGGGCCACGGTGGCCCATGTGCGCAAGAGCGAGTTCTATCGCCGCCGTCTGGATGAAGCCGGCGTGACGCCCGGGAGCATCACGTCGCTGGACGATATCCGGCGCATTCCCTTCACCACCAAGCAGGATCTGCGGGACCAGTATCCCACGGGGCTTTTGTGCGTGCCGCGCAGCGAGATCGTGCGCATGCACTGCTCCAGTGGAACCACGGGCAGTCCTGTGGCCATCTGCCATACGCAGAACGATATCAACTGCTGGGCTGATCTCATGGCCCGCTGCCTGTACATGGTAGGCGTACGCCGTGATGATGTGTTCCAGAACATGTCCGGTTACGGTCTGTTCACCGGGGGCCTGGGGATCCATTTCGGCGCCGAGCGCCTGGGCTGCATGACCATCCCCGCCGGCCCCGGCAACTCGCGCCGCCAGATCAAGCTGGCCAAGGACTTCAGGACCACGGTCGCCCATATCCTGCCGTCCTATGCGCTCATCCTTGGCGAGCATCTGCGCAATATGGGCGAAGATCCGCGCGACTTTCCCCTGCGCATCGCCGTGGTGGGGGCCGAGCCCTATACGGTGGAATTCCGGCGCCGTATCGAAGAACTCTTCGACATGAAGGCCTACAACTCTTACGGCCTCTCCGAGATGAACGGCCCGGGCGTGGCCTTTGAATGCCAGAACCAGAACGGCCTGCATGTCTGGGAGGATGCGTACCTGCCGGAGATCGTGGATCCCAGGACCGGCGAGCCCGTGCCCGACGGCGAGATCGGCGAACTGGTCATGACCTGCCTGTGCCGTCAGGGCATGCCCATCCTGCGTTACCGCACCCGCGACCTGACCCGTTTCCTGCCCGGGGAATGTTCCTGCGGCCGTCATCACCGCCGCATCGACCGCATCCTGGGCCGCGCGGACGACATGTTCATCATCAAGGGTGTCAATGTCTATCCCATGCAGATCGAGCAGGTCATCATGACCTTCCCCGAAGTGGGGCAGAATTACTGCATCCTGCTGGAGAACGACGGCATCGGCGACGTCATGCGCGTGCAGGTGGAGATTCGCGACGAATACTTCGTGGAAGACATGCGCTGCCTGCAGGGCCTGCAGAAAACCATCGCCCAGCGGCTGCGTGACGAGATCCTGGTGACGCCGCGTGTGGAACTGGTGCAGAGCAACAGCCTGCCCAGCAGCGAAGGCAAGGCCGTGCGCGTGTACGATACCCGCGTCAAGAAGTAGGGTATGGAAGGGTTCATCGCGCTGGCTTCGTTCAGCCTGGCCTATGCGTTCATCGTCCTGCTGGGGCTGATCCTGCTGCTCAACATCCTTGGCCTGCCCGCCAACTGGGTGGTAGTGCTGCTGGTGGTGCTGTGGAAATTCCTGCACCCGGCCGCCGGGGCCCTGGATGTCTGGTTCTGGATCATGTTCCTGGGCCTGGCTGTCCTGGGTGAGGTGCTGGAAATGGGCGTACAGGTCATGAACGCCAGACGGCACGGCTCCAGCACATCCGGCACAGTGGCCGGCATGGTGGGGGCCATTGCCGGGGCCATCTTCCTGGCGCCGCTCTTTTTCGGGCTGGGGGCGTTTATCGGGGCTCTGGCAGGCGCCTGGCTGGGCTGCCTGGTCATGGAGCTGCTGCGCGGCCGCCCCGGCAAGGAAGCCTTTGATGCAGCCTTCGGCACCATGATGGGGCGCTTTCTGGGAACGGTCTGCAAGCTGGGCACGGGCAGCGCCATGGTCGTGCTGACGGCCCGTCGCATCTGGCCGGATGCCGTACCGGTGCCGCCGCCGTTGCATCCTGCAGTGCCGGAGCCGGGGCAGGTCGTGATGCTGTTGAAGAACTGGTTGTGTTGAGGTGATCATGTCGCTGGATTTACTGCAAGTGGTTCTGGTTCAGACGCGCTTCCCCGAAAACATCGGCATGGCTGCCCGCGCCTGTGTCAATATGGGCAGCCGGAGCATCCGTCTGGTGGCACCGGAACGCTGGGACAGGGAAAAGGCCCGGCCTCTGGCTACCCCCAAAGGGCAGGGCGTGCTGGATGCTGTGCAGGTCCTGCCGGAGATGTCGGCAGCCGTGGCGGACTGCTCGCTGGTCATAGGGACCACGGCCCGGACCGGGGGCTGGCGGCGTTCCCTGCTGTCCCCCGGGCAGGCCGCGGGTGAAGTGGCCCAGGCCCTGGAACGGGGGGAAAAGGTGGCCATCGTGTTCGGTCCCGAAGACCGGGGCCTGGATAATGATGCCATCCAGCACTGCCAGCGGCTGGTGACCATCCCCACTAATCCTGAGGCCAGCTCGCTCAACCTGGCGCAGTCGGTATTGCTGCTGTTGTATGAGTGCGCCAAGGCCGTGCGGGCTCGTCAGCATGAGCCTGCCGGAGAAAAGGCTCCGGCGGAGGGCGGCTCCGGCCGCGTCATCTCCTCGGCCGACTATGAGCGCCTTCTGGACAATCTGAAGGACATGCTGCTGCGGCTGGATTGTCTGCATGGTGACAACCCGGACTACTTCCTGATGCCCTGGCGGCGTCTGCTGGCCCGGGCCCAGGTGCGCCGGCATGAATATGACGCGCTGATGGGCTTGTGCCGTCAGGTCCGCAACAAGCTGGATGGCAGCAAGAAAGCATAACTGCTGCGACAACAGAAGAACGTATGGACAAACAGCTCCTGCAAAGGAGCTGTTTTCCTGCCTGGCTTCACCCGGATGGAGGGAAAAAGCCCGCGCCGGAACTGGCCGGCAGGGAAGAGCATGCCTGGAATGTGAGGGGCGTGCCAGATATCGCGGGTGGCCGGGCAGGATGTCTGCAGAAAAAAGCCCCGCCCGCACGCGGCAGGAAAGGCCTGTACCTGGCCGCCGTTCCAAGATTTTTTACCGCAAAAGGTTGACGAACGTTCCGGCAAGGCAGACCATCGTCCCGGGTGCAGGGCCGGGCGCCGCCATTGCGTCCGGCCCTGGCCAGTGTATGCAAGGAGAAAGATCCATGAGTGGAAAAAACATCCTCGTCATTTCTTCCAGTCCCCGCCGGAGGGGCAATTCCGATCTGCTGGCCGATGCCTTTATCGAGGGAGCGCAGGAAGCCGGTCATACCGTGGAAAAGATAAGCCTGCATGACAAAAAGATCGGTTTTTGCAGGGGCTGTCTCGGCTGTCAGAAAACGCAGCGCTGCATCCTTCGGGACGATATGGATGACATCCTGCCGCGCATGCAGCAGGCCGAGGTGATCGTTTTTGCCAGCCCCGTCTATTTCTATTCGCTGTGCGGTCAGCTGAAGACCCTGCTGGATCGTACCAATCCTCTGTTCGCCGGGGACTATGCTTTTCGCGACATCTATTTACTGGCCAGTGCTGCCGACACGGACGAAAAGGCCATGGAAGGCCCCAAGAAAGCTCTGGAGGGCTGGGTGGTCTGCTTTGAAAAGGCCCGGCTGTGCGGCGTGGTACAGGCCCTTGGCGTGACGGAAGCGGGTGATATCCGGCGGACGCCTGCGGCGCTGGATGCTGCCCGCGATCTGGGCAGGGGCATCCGCTAGAGGCATGGTTTGCCTGTCGGATCCTCTGACAGGCGAAACAGGGCAGGGGACAGTGGCCTTTGGTTGCCTGCATTAGCAGGCAATATCAGGAGTGGCTGCTGTCCCCTGTTTTTTTAGAAAAGACTTTGTTCAGGAAGGTTGGCTTATTTGTCCAACAGCCCTGTGACGCCTTCCAGCCATGCCCCTTCCAGGCAGGTATCTCGCAGACTGGCACCACTCAGGTCGGCTCCCTGGAGGCTGGCACTCGTCAGATTCGCACCGTCCAGCAGGGCATTCTCCAGGATGGCACCATTCAGCCGGGCTTCCCGCAGGTCGGCACTCCTCAGGTCTGCTTCATTGAGCGCCGCTCCGGCCAGATTGGCCCAGGAAAGATTGGCCTTGGCCAGCTCCGCGCTGACAAGGTTGGCCCCGGCCAGATCGGCCAGCTCCAGATCGGCGCCCCGCAAGTCGGCCCCGGCAAAATTGGCTCCCCGCAGCTCGACGCCCCGAAAATCCTTGCCGGCAAGGCTGGCATTGGCAAAATTTTTCCCCGCCATGCTTTGCGGGTGGGGATGCTGATGGCTCATGGGATTCCTCCAGAAGCGGTTTCCGGCCATGATAGACCAGACGGCCACTTGGTCACAACTGTTTTGTCGGGACGGGTGCGCTGCTGCTCCCGCAAAAGGGCATGACCGGGAAATTGGGGGCACGCCTCGCCCTGACGTGCGCCAGGCGATTCCACAGGACGGCCCGCTGCGGTAGGGCCTTGCCGGCACTATACGCGAGGATGGGGGGCCGTACCTTTATGCTTTTGGCGGAATCGTGTATCTTGTACGGCACGGGCCGGATGCGGAGATGTCTTGCCCGGCTCGGACAGTTCAAAATCCATTTCGGAGAGTACCTGCCATGAAAAAAATGCTCGCCATCCTGATGGCCCTGGGGCTTGTCTGTTCTTCCTCCGGTCTCGTCCTGAGCGCGCCTGCCCAGCAGGCTGCCCCGGCGACGGCCGCGGCTCCGGCCCCTGCCGCCAAACCTGCTCCCAAGGCTGCGCCCCAGAAGGTGGA
This is a stretch of genomic DNA from Desulfovibrio piger. It encodes these proteins:
- a CDS encoding MFS transporter; protein product: MKNIERTKDKNIDKILFTRNFYLICIANLCTCMAIYSVMPVLPLYLIDVLHCKESVMGIGLAAFPLIALAVRSFSGMMSDMMDCKRLLLIATTCCAIFFPLTYMAATISIFICIRLLHGVSFSIMTTSQATMAVGFIPEKKLGMGIGVFSSMLSLGMILGPMLGLYVTSRFSYAAAFGLPFIFAMLGTCLQLFITSPQKIQAAKSRKPTWDMLFMPQGLYALSSLFIAAFMLGMISNYTSVLARDTGLDSYASAFFLLMGIGLLVSRLFSGYIVDKGYLVLLVCMADLVALGAALLLARTTSPVLFLGCGGLLGMSLGALLPSYQTVLVHLADKTKRGVANAMYFIGMDSGICLSLLMGGVISQSLGMDVAYMVAAWGQLVSLGIFLRFVAPQYRAVLGSE
- a CDS encoding DUF6538 domain-containing protein, translating into MGRIFYFRCALPAAAKKRLGNAEIRLSLGTCFRQEAKLLACQLFALLHASLPGVPNLPTLRHILIQHLSSLQGKDVSPPDSADKKRPPFSSGRRTTGDVVPARRIIQNREQRDIGVQQI
- a CDS encoding DUF1786 domain-containing protein, translating into MAAQRIRELTLLKQAVWLYGENIGGGFGLAVRDHIKAGFTVCSTASAASALHDNPAVVQSMGVQIAEQCPPGAVPVPLSDYSPEFFAGLLRQAGLPLPHLVLAGCQDHGFHPNGNRMGRMQAWTALLQSSALPANWIYEQPPAQCTRLLALQKRTGGPVADTGTCALLGALCVPEVMKRSWREGITIINVGNSHTVAALVYQGQVRGIYEHHTGMRTLQEYLADLEQFRRSWLPCEEVLAHGGHGTAFGPYCEEAGGYEPTYILGPKREFLQGQGQFLAPYGDMMLAGCFGLLWGWAHRGDDAGRL
- a CDS encoding phenylacetate--CoA ligase family protein gives rise to the protein MEVFDTAELWSRDQIEHTQLTRLRATVAHVRKSEFYRRRLDEAGVTPGSITSLDDIRRIPFTTKQDLRDQYPTGLLCVPRSEIVRMHCSSGTTGSPVAICHTQNDINCWADLMARCLYMVGVRRDDVFQNMSGYGLFTGGLGIHFGAERLGCMTIPAGPGNSRRQIKLAKDFRTTVAHILPSYALILGEHLRNMGEDPRDFPLRIAVVGAEPYTVEFRRRIEELFDMKAYNSYGLSEMNGPGVAFECQNQNGLHVWEDAYLPEIVDPRTGEPVPDGEIGELVMTCLCRQGMPILRYRTRDLTRFLPGECSCGRHHRRIDRILGRADDMFIIKGVNVYPMQIEQVIMTFPEVGQNYCILLENDGIGDVMRVQVEIRDEYFVEDMRCLQGLQKTIAQRLRDEILVTPRVELVQSNSLPSSEGKAVRVYDTRVKK
- a CDS encoding DUF456 domain-containing protein gives rise to the protein MEGFIALASFSLAYAFIVLLGLILLLNILGLPANWVVVLLVVLWKFLHPAAGALDVWFWIMFLGLAVLGEVLEMGVQVMNARRHGSSTSGTVAGMVGAIAGAIFLAPLFFGLGAFIGALAGAWLGCLVMELLRGRPGKEAFDAAFGTMMGRFLGTVCKLGTGSAMVVLTARRIWPDAVPVPPPLHPAVPEPGQVVMLLKNWLC
- a CDS encoding RNA methyltransferase, with protein sequence MSLDLLQVVLVQTRFPENIGMAARACVNMGSRSIRLVAPERWDREKARPLATPKGQGVLDAVQVLPEMSAAVADCSLVIGTTARTGGWRRSLLSPGQAAGEVAQALERGEKVAIVFGPEDRGLDNDAIQHCQRLVTIPTNPEASSLNLAQSVLLLLYECAKAVRARQHEPAGEKAPAEGGSGRVISSADYERLLDNLKDMLLRLDCLHGDNPDYFLMPWRRLLARAQVRRHEYDALMGLCRQVRNKLDGSKKA
- a CDS encoding flavodoxin family protein, whose product is MSGKNILVISSSPRRRGNSDLLADAFIEGAQEAGHTVEKISLHDKKIGFCRGCLGCQKTQRCILRDDMDDILPRMQQAEVIVFASPVYFYSLCGQLKTLLDRTNPLFAGDYAFRDIYLLASAADTDEKAMEGPKKALEGWVVCFEKARLCGVVQALGVTEAGDIRRTPAALDAARDLGRGIR
- a CDS encoding pentapeptide repeat-containing protein, yielding MSHQHPHPQSMAGKNFANASLAGKDFRGVELRGANFAGADLRGADLELADLAGANLVSAELAKANLSWANLAGAALNEADLRSADLREARLNGAILENALLDGANLTSASLQGADLSGASLRDTCLEGAWLEGVTGLLDK
- a CDS encoding Ada metal-binding domain-containing protein; translation: MKKMLAILMALGLVCSSSGLVLSAPAQQAAPATAAAPAPAAKPAPKAAPQKVEAGYRGNPESKIYHNSSCRYYKSKSASKSFASPADAKAAGYRPCKVCKG